In the genome of Labeo rohita strain BAU-BD-2019 chromosome 24, IGBB_LRoh.1.0, whole genome shotgun sequence, one region contains:
- the gcm2 gene encoding chorion-specific transcription factor GCMb isoform X2, translating to MKLTWDINDPKLPQDTKQYDAFQEWTDGYVRYIYSSEDKNAQRHLSGWAMRNTNNHNCQILKKSCLGVVVCSRNCSLPDGSKLQLRPAICDKARQKQQKKLCPNCNSALELIPCRGHSGYPVTNFWRVDGKAIFFQAKGVHDHPRPESKSETEARRSAVKRRMSSPHFSQKRRLVEPEPGRYHDMAFPNIHQLTMEGPERFSIIAESNFPIQTQHYPPFQNTEPYKFPYDTHTTAAMADAPSSLQKPANHRLYMTRPPCGYDFAVPGYLGSGPYPTALYKDPSSPQTETEPNKSGSSLSGVPHGTSPLGSHERSYTETTGKHHGWKQILSKGAYGERGDYSQLPTNTNHHYYNSDYPCRYTGPAPATPAALQTIITTTTKVSYQPCPKPSVVKYGENIYDVKGLSNCNSILEDASSNSYSDLKIPEDSGVIKSALSYQDTLPAKIERSENFEGYRYSSYSSNSYPERMSHPFRYDSGEY from the exons ATGAAGTTGACCTGGGATATAAACGACCCCAAGCTTCCACAg GACACGAAGCAGTATGATGCGTTCCAGGAGTGGACAGATGGATATGTACGTTATATCTACAGCAGCGAAGATAAGAACGCACAAAGACACCTGAGCGGATGGGCCATGAGGAACACTAACAATCATAACTGTCAGATCCTGAAGAAGTCCTGTCTTGGTGTGGTGGTGTGTTCACGAAACTGCTCTCTCCCAGACGGGTCCAAACTACAGCTGAGACCGGCCATCTGTGACAAAGCACGACAGAAACAGCAAA aaaagctTTGTCCAAACTGTAACTCTGCTCTCGAGTTGATTCCGTGCCGAGGTCACAGTGGCTATCCAGTAACCAATTTTTGGAGAGTAGATGGGAAGGCAATCTTTTTCCAG GCTAAAGGAGTACATGACCATCCCAGACCAGAGAGTAAGTCTGAAACAGAGGCAAGAAGGAGTGCAGTGAAGAGAAGGATGTCTTCACCTCACTTTTCACAGAAGAGAAGACTGGTGGAGCCAGAg CCTGGACGTTACCACGACATGGCCTTCCCAAATATCCACCAGCTCACCATGGAGGGCCCAGAGCGCTTCAGCATCATTGCAGAGTCCAATTTTCCAATACAGACCCAACACTATCCTCCTTTCCAGAACACAGAGCCCTACAAGTTCCCttatgacacacacacaacagcgGCCATGGCGGACGCTCCCAGCTCACTGCAGAAGCCTGCCAACCACCGTCTGTATATGACCCGCCCTCCTTGTGGGTATGACTTTGCAGTCCCAGGATATCTTGGCTCAGGGCCTTATCCAACAGCACTGTATAAGGATCCTTCTAGCCCACAAACTGAGACAGAACCCAATAAGTCAGGGAGCAGTCTGAGTGGTGTGCCTCATGGCACAAGTCCATTAGGCAGCCATGAGCGGAGCTACACAGAAACTACAGGAAAGCATCATGGCTGGAAGCAAATTCTTAGTAAAGGTGCCTATGGGGAGAGAGGAGACTACTCTCAACTCCCAACCAACACCAACCACCACTACTACAACAGTGACTACCCATGTAGGTACACGGGACCTGCCCCTGCCACCCCGGCAGCACTGCAGACTATAATAACCACAACCACAAAAGTGTCCTACCAACCATGCCCTAAGCCATCTGTTGTCAAATATGGAGAGAACATCTATGATGTGAAAGGCCTGTCTAACTGTAACTCAATCTTGGAAGATGCCTCTTCTAACTCCTACTCAGACCTGAAGATTCCAGAGGATTCGGGAGTGATCAAATCTGCCCTCTCATACCAGGACACGCTCCCAGCTAAAATCGAGAGGTCTGAAAACTTTGAGGGCTATCGCTACAGCAGTTACAGCTCAAACAGTTACCCTGAACGAATGTCGCATCCTTTTAGGTACGACAGTGGGGAATACTGA
- the gcm2 gene encoding chorion-specific transcription factor GCMb isoform X1, translated as MSKSSDQFDSSDCVCSFGMKLTWDINDPKLPQDTKQYDAFQEWTDGYVRYIYSSEDKNAQRHLSGWAMRNTNNHNCQILKKSCLGVVVCSRNCSLPDGSKLQLRPAICDKARQKQQKKLCPNCNSALELIPCRGHSGYPVTNFWRVDGKAIFFQAKGVHDHPRPESKSETEARRSAVKRRMSSPHFSQKRRLVEPEPGRYHDMAFPNIHQLTMEGPERFSIIAESNFPIQTQHYPPFQNTEPYKFPYDTHTTAAMADAPSSLQKPANHRLYMTRPPCGYDFAVPGYLGSGPYPTALYKDPSSPQTETEPNKSGSSLSGVPHGTSPLGSHERSYTETTGKHHGWKQILSKGAYGERGDYSQLPTNTNHHYYNSDYPCRYTGPAPATPAALQTIITTTTKVSYQPCPKPSVVKYGENIYDVKGLSNCNSILEDASSNSYSDLKIPEDSGVIKSALSYQDTLPAKIERSENFEGYRYSSYSSNSYPERMSHPFRYDSGEY; from the exons ATGTCCAAATCCTCAGATCAGTTTGACAGCTCAGACTGCGTGTGTTCATTCGGGATGAAGTTGACCTGGGATATAAACGACCCCAAGCTTCCACAg GACACGAAGCAGTATGATGCGTTCCAGGAGTGGACAGATGGATATGTACGTTATATCTACAGCAGCGAAGATAAGAACGCACAAAGACACCTGAGCGGATGGGCCATGAGGAACACTAACAATCATAACTGTCAGATCCTGAAGAAGTCCTGTCTTGGTGTGGTGGTGTGTTCACGAAACTGCTCTCTCCCAGACGGGTCCAAACTACAGCTGAGACCGGCCATCTGTGACAAAGCACGACAGAAACAGCAAA aaaagctTTGTCCAAACTGTAACTCTGCTCTCGAGTTGATTCCGTGCCGAGGTCACAGTGGCTATCCAGTAACCAATTTTTGGAGAGTAGATGGGAAGGCAATCTTTTTCCAG GCTAAAGGAGTACATGACCATCCCAGACCAGAGAGTAAGTCTGAAACAGAGGCAAGAAGGAGTGCAGTGAAGAGAAGGATGTCTTCACCTCACTTTTCACAGAAGAGAAGACTGGTGGAGCCAGAg CCTGGACGTTACCACGACATGGCCTTCCCAAATATCCACCAGCTCACCATGGAGGGCCCAGAGCGCTTCAGCATCATTGCAGAGTCCAATTTTCCAATACAGACCCAACACTATCCTCCTTTCCAGAACACAGAGCCCTACAAGTTCCCttatgacacacacacaacagcgGCCATGGCGGACGCTCCCAGCTCACTGCAGAAGCCTGCCAACCACCGTCTGTATATGACCCGCCCTCCTTGTGGGTATGACTTTGCAGTCCCAGGATATCTTGGCTCAGGGCCTTATCCAACAGCACTGTATAAGGATCCTTCTAGCCCACAAACTGAGACAGAACCCAATAAGTCAGGGAGCAGTCTGAGTGGTGTGCCTCATGGCACAAGTCCATTAGGCAGCCATGAGCGGAGCTACACAGAAACTACAGGAAAGCATCATGGCTGGAAGCAAATTCTTAGTAAAGGTGCCTATGGGGAGAGAGGAGACTACTCTCAACTCCCAACCAACACCAACCACCACTACTACAACAGTGACTACCCATGTAGGTACACGGGACCTGCCCCTGCCACCCCGGCAGCACTGCAGACTATAATAACCACAACCACAAAAGTGTCCTACCAACCATGCCCTAAGCCATCTGTTGTCAAATATGGAGAGAACATCTATGATGTGAAAGGCCTGTCTAACTGTAACTCAATCTTGGAAGATGCCTCTTCTAACTCCTACTCAGACCTGAAGATTCCAGAGGATTCGGGAGTGATCAAATCTGCCCTCTCATACCAGGACACGCTCCCAGCTAAAATCGAGAGGTCTGAAAACTTTGAGGGCTATCGCTACAGCAGTTACAGCTCAAACAGTTACCCTGAACGAATGTCGCATCCTTTTAGGTACGACAGTGGGGAATACTGA